In the Drosophila takahashii strain IR98-3 E-12201 chromosome 3R, DtakHiC1v2, whole genome shotgun sequence genome, one interval contains:
- the Mur89F gene encoding serine-rich adhesin for platelets — protein MAPKTPPFSQLDKMATRTSTSTSKSTSTSSWLCRLLLFGFCIGAAAARDIPTPMDQTDVAFYCPGEGLFADDYDCRIYYRCERRSGQYIQPYLLACPEDAVFSRALRMCLPPAMAGRDECVDQVNEVDGDGMEGMEKWEQDDYGQDDHNAMLNLAVTPAANELRTYASTHRLPTNYGMAGLSGVSVISFSSSSSLRAVGSAEEGVICRDDGFMTDPSDCTVFYRCISNGRGYNKIGFRCSDGTAWDESLQSCNHMFDVRANGGCRNQAAPQNDGYYAGQTSTQSSQTSYQNSTSSSQQSSSTSSSSNSSQSSSSTSSSTSNSSSSQESSTSSSSSSNNQESSSGSSNNQESSSESSNNQESSSGSSNNQESSSGSSNNQESSTSSSSNQGSSSQNSGSSQSSSSNQNQSSGNQSSNSNNSGSNQSSSSNQSSSSNQNSGSNQSSGSNQSSNNNQSSSNNQSSSSNSTQSSNKPAPTECEDENTYIPDKEDCAKFYRCRQDKDGKLEQVPFTCGPGTVWNQEDKVCDLPTEDQKKKCNIQSSSSGGSNNSGQQSSGSSSSNNNQSSSNQGSSSNQSSSNQSSSSNQGSSSNQGSSSNQGSSSNQGSSSNQGSASNQGSSSNQGSSSNQGSSSNQGSSSNQGSSSNQGSSSNQGSSSNQSSNQSSSSNQSSNQSSSSSSTSNNQGSSSNNSSSNNSTQSTTPKPSNPDGDCQDTETYLADKKDCARFYRCVENGNGGFTTVPFDCSPGTVWDPDTKGCNHPTDVQKEQCKAMANGSGSSSSSNQGSSSNQGSSSSQGSSSNQGSSSNQGSSSNQGSSSNQGSSSNQGSSSNQGSSSNQGSSSNQGSSSNQGSSSNQGSSSNQGSSSNQGSSSNQGSSSNQGSSSNQGSSSNQGSSSNQGSSSNQGSSSNQGSSSNQGSSSNQGSSSNQGSSSNQGSSSNQGSSSNQGSSSNQGSSSNQGSSSNQGSSSNQGSSSNQGSSSNQGSSSNQGSSSNQGSSSNQGSSSNQGSSSNQGSSSNQGSSSNQGSSSNQGSSSNQGSSSNQGSSSNQSSSNQTSSSQQSSSSNQTSSSTTEGSSSTTTQKPFKPAEKCESEETFLADNENCSKFYRCVDNGKGGFTKVSFTCPPNTLWDPEANSCNHPDQIQTKPLKCKKVVNQGGSSSSSSSSSSNSSSNNNGSSANSGSSSNSGSSSNTGSSSNSGSSSNSGSSSNTGSSSNSGSSSNSESSNQGSSSNSGSSSGSNSSGNGSTSSSSSSSSSSSNNNNQGSSSSSSSSSSSSSSSTSSKPNPSESCKVNGQFVADKTDCSKFYRCVDNDRGGFNMVAFSCGPGTVWDAQLQACNHAWAVKECGGIAPPPTSPPSTTARPTTTSRPSGPSSTSRPSGPSSTSRPSGPSSTSRPSGPSSTSRPVTTRPTTSSPSSPSTSPVTQSPNNNGKCTSEGFMADPSNCSKFYRCVRNNKGGFTPIPFQCGAGTVWDQDLQTCNHNFNNCNTGMNDSTTPKPPCEPTTNGTTTTQTPTTSTQQPTTTDSTTTTTDSPTTTTDLPTTTTDSPTTTTALPPTTTTALPPTTTTRPPTTTTEIPTSTTPSTSTISSESDTTTMIPNSDTTTQPPSSTTTMKPLPAGTECTGEGYMADPEDCRKYYRCINAGASYRKYNFTCPKGTGWNEDVQTCDYMENIPRCSNLPTEPPTTKYPETTTPIEESKDPGSTTPPTTDEPTTVTKPNTKPTEGPVTEKPQKPTTTTEYPGKPTTTEEPAPQKPTTTTEYPGKPTQEPTTTNIPGYPPTTTPVQVETTTSTPGYKPTTTAEPITTTMEPITTTTAPQPPTTTTSPVTTTTTESTESTESTTPEGPSTTVQPDPQPNYNCTAEGFYPDPEDCSRYYRCVDAAKNGKYQVYAFKCGNGTVWDTSTETCNYASQVSGNCTSGQTTASPGTTESPETTTSKVPETTTTGAPETTTTGATEPTTSGSTETPSPGTTTTEAPETTTTTQKPETTTTTEPSTEAPTTTESPTPGTNTSAPCPTTGPGQNLYVCPTGFRQHPEKCGMFYQCSESSDSNDLNIVVFQCPNGTVYQDKTCSCGKPQEGDKCSKGMKRTTNLFEQETKLQNVVQISSTAPLCPDEGHFALNDDQCGQLFVKCGFSELTGRIEGQIHRCPQGFAYWNVSRRCEPARKLLNCTPTTYNVGGNVPLEWLNIGHRRRSMRI, from the exons aCATTCCAACGCCGATGGACCAGACAGACGTGGCCTTTTACTGTCCTGGAGAGGGCCTGTTTGCGGACGACTACGATTGCCGGATTTATTACCGCTGCGAGCGGCGTTCGGGCCAATACATTCAACCCTACCTGCTGGCCTGTCCCGAGGATGCGGTCTTCTCGCGCGCCCTGCGAATGTGTCTGCCACCAGCGATGGCTGGCCGGGATGAGTGCGTGGACCAGGTGAACGAGGTGGACGGCGACGGCATGGAGGGCATGGAGAAGTGGGAGCAGGACGACTACGGACAGGATGACCATAATGCGATGCTTAACCTGGCCGTCACACCTGCGGCCAATGAGCTGCGTACCTATGCCTCCACCCATCGGCTGCCCACGAATTATGGAATGGCAGGTCTCAGCGGTGTCTCTGTCATATCCTTTTCCAGCTCATCATCCCTGCGAGCTGTTGGCTCGGCGGAGGAGGGAGTAATATGCCGGGATGATGGCTTCATGACCGATCCCAGCGACTGCACCGTGTTTTATCGCTGCATCTCGAATGGCCGAGGCTACAACAAAATCGGCTTCCGCTGCTCCGATGGCACCGCGTGGGACGAGTCCCTGCAGTCCTGCAACCACATGTTTGACGTACGTGCCAACGGCGGTTGTCGCAATCAAGCGGCTCCCCAGAACGACGGTTATTACGCCGGCCAAACGTCAACACAATCGTCGCAGACCAGCTACCAGAACTCCACCTCAAGCAGCCAGCAGAGCTCCTCCACCAGTTCCAGTTCGAATTCCTCCCAAAGCTCCAGTTCTACGTCCAGTTCGACATCTAATTCTAGCTCCAGCCAGGAGTCTTCCACATCGAGCTCCTCGTCTAGCAATAATCAGGAATCTAGCTCGGGGTCTAGCAACAATCAGGAATCTAGTTCGGAATCTAGCAACAATCAGGAGTCTAGCTCTGGTTCTAGCAACAATCAGGAGTCTAGCTCAGGATCTAGCAACAATCAGGAGTCTAGCACAAGCTCCAGCAGCAATCAGGGTTCAAGCTCCCAAAATTCTGGCAGTTCTCAATCCTCCAGCAGTAACCAGAACCAAAGCTCTGGCAACCAATCTTCAAACAGTAATAATTCCGGCAGCAACCAAAGCTCCAGCAGCAATCAAAGCTCAAGTAGCAACCAGAATTCGGGCAGCAACCAAAGCTCTGGCAGCAATCAATCCTCCAACAATAATCAGAGCTCCAGCAACAACCAATCCTCCAGTTCCAACAGCACACAGAGCTCCAATAAACCAGCGCCAACCGAATGCGAAGACGAAAATACTTACATTCCCGACAAAGAAGACTGTGCTAAATTCTACAGATGTCGCCAAGATAAAGATGGAAAATTAGAGCAAGTGCCCTTCACCTGTGGTCCCGGCACCGTTTGGAACCAAGAAGACAAGGTCTGCGACCTCCCAACTGAAGATCAAAAGAAGAAATGCAACATTCAATCGAGTTCATCCGGTGGCAGTAACAACTCTGGACAGCAATCGAGTGGAAGCTcctccagcaacaacaatcaaTCTTCCAGCAATCAAGGATCTTCTAGCAATCAATCATCAAGCAACCAGAGCTCATCTAGCAATCAAGGATCATCTAGCAATCAAGGTTCCTCCAGCAATCAGGGGTCGTCTAGCAATCAAGGATCGTCTAGCAATCAAGGTTCTGCCAGCAATCAAGGCTCATCAAGCAATCAAGGATCGTCTAGCAATCAAGGTTCTTCCAGCAACCAAGGTTCATCCAGCAATCAAGGATCGTCTAGCAATCAAGGTTCTTCCAGCAACCAAGGCTCATCGAGTAACCAATCATCCAATCAAAGCTCATCCAGCAATCAGTCTTCCAATCAAAGCTCATCTTCATCGTCCACATCCAACAATCAAGGCTCAAGTTCCAACAACAGTTCATCAAACAACAGCACTCAATCAACGACTCCCAAACCCTCAAATCCCGATGGTGATTGCCAAGATACGGAAACATATTTGGCAGATAAGAAAGACTGTGCCCGATTCTATCGTTGCGTAGAGAATGGTAATGGTGGCTTCACTACGGTTCCCTTCGATTGTTCCCCGGGAACGGTCTGGGATCCCGACACTAAGGGCTGCAACCATCCCACGGATGTGCAAAAGGAGCAATGCAAGGCTATGGCCAATGGTAGTGGCAGCTCCAGCTCGTCTAATCAAGGATCTTCTTCCAACCAGGGTTCCTCTTCAAGCCAGGGATCTTCTTCAAACCAAGGATCTTCCTCCAACCAAGGATCTTCCTCCAACCAGGGTTCCTCTTCAAACCAAGGATCTTCCTCCAACCAAGGATCTTCATCTAATCAGGGATCCTCTTCAAACCAAGGATCTTCTTCCAATCAAGGATCTTCCTCTAACCAAGGATCTTCATCTAATCAGGGTTCCTCTTCAAACCAAGGATCTTCGTCCAATCAGGGTTCCTCATCAAACCAAGGATCTTCCTCCAACCAGGGATCTTCCTCCAATCAGGGCTCCTCTTCAAACCAAGGATCTTCTTCTAATCAGGGTTCTTCGTCCAACCAAGGATCTTCCTCCAACCAGGGATCTTCATCCAACCAGGGATCTTCCTCCAACCAGGGATCTTCCTCCAATCAGGGTTCCTCTTCAAACCAAGGATCTTCCTCCAACCAAGGATCTTCTTCCAATCAGGGATCTTCGTCCAACCAAGGATCTTCCTCCAACCAGGGTTCCTCTTCAAACCAAGGATCTTCCTCTAACCAAGGATCTTCATCTAATCAGGGTTCCTCTTCAAACCAAGGATCTTCGTCCAATCAGGGTTCCTCATCAAACCAAGGATCTTCCTCCAACCAGGGATCTTCCTCCAATCAGGGTTCCTCATCAAACCAAGGATCTTCGTCCAACCAGGGATCTTCCTCCAACCAGGGTTCCTCTTCAAACCAAGGATCTTCCTCCAACCAGGGATCTTCATCCAACCAAGGATCTTCGTCCAACCAGTCCTCCTCCAATCAAACGTCATCCTCTCAGCAATCGTCGTCTTCTAACCAGACTTCATCCTCAACTACCGAAGGATCTTCATCAACCACAACACAAAAACCCTTTAAACCCGCTGAGAAATGTGAGAGTGAGGAAACTTTCCTCGCTGACAACGAAAACTGCTCCAAGTTCTATCGCTGCGTGGATAATGGAAAGGGTGGATTTACAAAAGTATCATTCACCTGTCCACCAAACACTCTGTGGGATCCTGAGGCCAACAGCTGCAACCATCCCGATCAGATTCAGACCAAGCCACTCAAGTGCAAAAAAGTGGTCAATCAAGGCGGATCTTCTTCTAGCAGCAGTAGTTCTTCTTCGAATAGTTCATCAAACAATAATGGCTCCTCCGCAAACAGTGGTTCCTCTTCGAACAGTGGCTCCTCCTCAAATACTGGATCATCTTCAAACAGTGGTTCCTCTTCGAACAGTGGCTCCTCCTCAAATACAGGATCATCTTCAAACAGTGGATCATCTTCCAACAGTGAATCATCTAATCAAGGCTCCTCGTCTAACAGCGGCTCCTCTTCTGGTTCCAACTCTTCTGGAAATGGATCGActtcatcgtcatcatcatcttcatcttcttcaagcaacaacaataatcaaGGTTCATCCTCATCTTCCTCCAGTTCATcctcctccagcagcagctcgACTTCTTCCAAACCAAATCCTTCTGAATCCTGCAAGGTCAATGGACAATTTGTTGCCGATAAAACCGATTGCTCCAAGTTCTATCGCTGCGTGGATAATGATAGAGGAGGCTTTAATATGGTGGCCTTCAGCTGCGGTCCTGGCACTGTTTGGGATGCTCAACTTCAAGCCTGTAACCATGCTTGGGCCGTAAAGGAATGCGGTGGCATTGCTCCGCCACCAACTTCTCCTCCTTCGACCACCGCCAGACCCACAACCACCTCGAGACCTTCAGGACCATCTTCCACCTCCAGACCTTCAGGACCATCTTCCACCTCAAGACCTTCTGGACCATCTTCCACATCCAGACCTTCAGGACCATCTAGTACCTCTCGTCCTGTGACCACCCGACCAACTACTTCATCTCCTTCCTCTCCATCCACATCACCTGTCACTCAGTCACCCAACAATAATGGCAAATGTACCTCAGAGGGCTTTATGGCTGATCCCAGCAACTGCTCAAAGTTCTATCGCTGTGTAAGGAACAACAAAGGTGGCTTCACCCCAATTCCATTCCAATGCGGAGCTGGTACTGTTTGGGATCAGGATCTGCAGACCTGCAACCACAATTTCAACAATTGTAACACTGGCATGAATGATTCTACTACACCGAAACCTCCCTGTGAACCAACAACCAATGGAACAACAACCACTCAGACACCAACAACCTCCACACAACAACCTACCACAACTGATTCAACCACTACAACAACTGATTCCCCCACTACAACAACCGATTTACCCACTACAACAACTGATTCGCCCACTACAACAACTGCGCTACCTCCCACTACAACAACTGCGCTACCTCCCACTACAACAACTAGACCACCCACCACGACCACAGAAATTCCAACCAGTACAACACCAAGTACTTCAACAATCAGTTCAGAATCTGACACCACAACGATGATACCAAATTCAGACACCACCACGCAACCACCGTCGTCTACAACCACTATGAAACCCCTGCCGGCTGGAACCGAGTGCACAGGAGAGGGCTACATGGCCGATCCCGAAGACTGCAGGAAGTACTACCGATGCATCAACGCTGGAGCATCCTACAGAAAGTACAACTTCACGTGTCCCAAGGGCACAGGATGGAACGAAGATGTTCAGACCTGTGACTACATGGAGAATATACCGAGATGCTCAAACTTACCAACCGAACCACCGACCACTAAATATCCAGAGACAACGACACCAATTGAAGAGTCCAAGGATCCCGGAAGTACCACCCCACCAACAACAGATGAGCCCACGACCGTTACAAAGCCCAATACAAAACCAACCGAAGGACCAGTAACAGAGAAACCACAGAAACCCACTACTACCACCGAATATCCCGGAAAGCCAACCACCACAGAAGAACCTGCACCACAGAAACCCACTACTACTACCGAATATCCCGGCAAACCGACACAGGAACCTACCACCACAAATATTCCCGGCTACCCACCCACTACAACACCCGTTCAAGTTGAAACTACAACATCTACGCCGGGCTATAAGCCAACTACCACTGCAGAACCGATTACGACAACCATGGAACCTATTACAACCACTACTGCCCCTCAACCACCCACTACCACCACCTCTCCGGTAACCACAACAACTACGGAAAGTACAGAAAGTACAGAAAGCACCACACCGGAAGGTCCTTCGACCACCGTTCAGCCGGACCCACAGCCGAACTACAACTGCACCGCCGAGGGATTCTACCCCGATCCCGAGGACTGCAGTCGCTATTACCGCTGTGTAGATGCGGCCAAGAATGGCAAGTACCAGGTTTATGCCTTCAAGTGCGGTAATGGAACCGTCTGGGACACATCCACCGAAACTTGCAACTATGCCAGCCAGGTATCGGGAAATTGCACATCTGGACAGACGACTGCCTCGCCAGGAACTACGGAAAGTCCTGAAACAACCACTTCTAAGGTTCCGGAAACCACTACAACTGGAGCTCCTGAAACAACTACCACCGGAGCCACCGAACCTACAACTTCTGGAAGCACAGAAACTCCTAGTCCCGGAACCACTACTACTGAAGCTCCAGAAACCACAACCACAACACAAAAGCCAGAGACCACCACAACCACTGAGCCATCGACTGAAGCCCCAACCACCACTGAGAGTCCAACTCCCGGTACCAACACCTCCGCCCCTTGTCCCACAACCGGTCCTGGACAGAATTTGTACGTCTGCCCCACCGGATTCCGTCAGCATCCCGAGAAGTGTGGCATGTTCTACCAGTGCAGCGAAAGTTCCGATAGCAACGATCTGAACATCGTGGTCTTCCAGTGTCCCAATGGAACTGTCTACCAGGACAAGACCTGCAGTTGTGGCAAACCCCAGGAGGGTGACAAGTGCTCCAAGGGCATGAAGAGGACCACAAACTTATTCGAACAGGAAACAAAGCTTCAAAATGTG GTACAAATCAGCTCGACGGCCCCTCTCTGCCCGGATGAGGGTCACTTCGCGCTCAACGATGACCAGTGCGGCCAGCTGTTCGTCAAGTGCGGATTCTCGGAGCTGACGGGACGCATCGAGGGCCAGATCCACCGCTGTCCGCAGGGATTCGCCTACTGGAACGTGAGCCGTCGATGCGAGCCCGCTCGCAAGCTGCTCAACTGCACCCCAACCACCTACAATGTGGGCGGTAATGTGCCGCTGGAGTGGCTCAACATTGGCCATAGACGCCGAAGCATGCGCATTTAA
- the LOC108054521 gene encoding tRNA-specific adenosine deaminase 2: MAAFMEEALVEARRARDAGEVPVGCVFVHGDKVVARGGNEVNIHRNATRHAEFICIDAILASCRERRLPARQLFSEITVVVTVEPCIMCSAALHTLGVKEIIFGCENDRFGGKTVVDVAAVVGQRIDITGGVRADEAMALLKEFYKGDNPAAPPQAKKKK, translated from the coding sequence ATGGCCGCCTTTATGGAGGAAGCTCTGGTGGAGGCACGACGGGCACGTGACGCAGGCGAGGTGCCCGTGGGCTGTGTGTTCGTTCATGGGGACAAGGTGGTTGCACGTGGCGGGAACGAGGTGAACATCCACCGGAATGCCACCCGTCACGCGGAGTTCATTTGCATCGATGCGATCCTGGCCAGCTGCCGCGAGCGGCGTCTTCCGGCCCGCCAGCTCTTCAGCGAGATCACGGTCGTGGTCACCGTGGAGCCCTGCATAATGTGCTCCGCCGCCCTGCATACGCTGGGTGTCAAGGAGATCATCTTCGGCTGCGAGAACGATCGCTTCGGTGGCAAGACGGTGGTGGACGTGGCGGCCGTCGTTGGCCAAAGGATCGACATCACGGGCGGCGTTCGAGCGGACGAGGCGATGGCCCTGCTAAAGGAGTTCTACAAGGGCGACAATCCGGCGGCACCGCCACaggccaaaaagaaaaagtag
- the Smug gene encoding single-strand selective monofunctional uracil-DNA glycosylase, whose protein sequence is MLKRKLNQQKENLEDEEPKKSFPNKETTISDFFIEPLWSKFYKTEEKLNEILDKLTPPPNISHIYNPIVYASQLHCDYLRRYMQGPKPLVFIGMNPGPNGMAQTGIPFGNVRTVKVLMQLSGSVDKPPVEHPKRPVLGLDCRIEERSGVRLWELFLRLAGNMNIFSQQCFVHNFCPLAFFSEDGKNLTPSELKGPYKRQLRDFCLKTFDEQLILLKPQVIVAVGEYVHTALKGSSYCKSESVSVLRLPHPSPRSVKNNDWPEKAETFLKDNNLIRFMRNEA, encoded by the exons ATGCTAAAGCGAAAATTAAACCAGCAAAAGGAAAATCTTGAGGATGAGGAGCCCAAAAAGTCCTTTCCGAATAAGGAAACTACAATATCTGATTTCTTTATCGAGCCCCTGTGGTCTAAGTTCTATAAAACCGAAGAAAAGTTGAACGAGATTCTGGACAAACTAACCCCACCCCCGAACATTTCGCACATCTATAACCCCATAGTGTATGCATCTCAACTGCACTGTGATTATCTGCGTCGTTATATGCAAGGTCCCAAACCGCTGGTTTTTATTGGAATGAATCCGGGACCCAATGGAATGGCTCAAACAGGG ATACCCTTTGGCAACGTGCGCACAGTAAAAGTTTTGATGCAACTTTCAGGATCTGTAGACAAACCTCCGGTCGAACATCCCAAACGTCCTGTTTTGGGATTGGATTGCAGGATCGAGGAGCGCAGTGGTGTTCGTCTGTGGGAGTTATTTCTGCGACTAGCAGGCAACATGAATATCTTCTCCCAGCAATGCTTTGTGCATAATTTCTGCCCTCTGGCATTTTTTAGCGAAGATGGAAAAAACTTAACGCCCAGTGAACTGAAAGGACCTTACAAAAGGCAGCTGCGGGACTTTTGTTTGAAAACATTCGATGAGCAATTGATTCTGTTGAAGCCACAAGTGATTGTGGCTGTTGGGGAATATGTTCACACAGCACTAAAAGGTTCCAGCTACTGCAAATCGGAATCCGTTTCTGTCCTTCGGCTGCCGCATCCAAGTCCTCGATCTGTTAAAAATAACGATTGGCCGGAAAAGGCAGAGACTTTTCTCAAGGACAACAACCTAATTCGCTTTATGCGAAATGAGGCTTAA
- the Det gene encoding baculoviral IAP repeat-containing protein 5, producing MESPATNDLAAGLSGEKLEVFRKLNLLEQHRVESFKSWPFPETATCSISKMAEAGFYWTGTKRENDTATCFVCGKTLDGWESEDDPWKEHLKHAPQCEFVKLSCAEKDLTVSQFLEILGTVVKGSIEKTCKAFKLSFVRENEERLNEFTHNQK from the exons ATGGAATCTCCGGCGACCAACGATTTGGCAGCGGGCTTGAGTGGCGAGAAACTGGAGGTCTTTCGGAAGCTGAATCTGCTGGAACAGCATCGCGTGGAGAGCTTCAAGAGTTGGCCCTTTCCAGAGACCGCTACGTGCAGCATTTCAAAG ATGGCCGAGGCGGGATTCTATTGGACGGGCACCAAGCGGGAAAACGACACAGCCACTTGCTTTGTGTGCGGAAAAACCCTCGATGGCTGGGAATCGGAGGATGATCCGTGGAAGGAGCACCTCAAACATGCCCCCCAGTGCGAGTTCGTAAAGCTGTCGTGTGCCGAAAAGGATTTAACT GTATCACAATTCCTCGAAATACTCGGAACCGTTGTCAAAGGCAGCATAGAGAAAACCTGCAAAGCCTTCAAATTGAGCTTCGTTCGGGAAAACGAGGAGCGCCTAAATGAGTTTACGCATAATCAAAAATAG